A DNA window from Paenibacillus sp. HWE-109 contains the following coding sequences:
- a CDS encoding carbon-nitrogen family hydrolase translates to MSESQFLHIALIQMDITIGEPDTNFRRLEQLLEQAVRNETKPDVIVFPEMWNTGYALTEIQQLADVNGERTKAFLSGFAKTHHVNLIGGSIADKREDRVLNTIYAFDREGAEIAEYSKIHLFRLMDEEKFLHSGDQLGRFELEGVPAGAMICYDIRFPELARKLALEGARILFVPAEWPHPRLHHWRTLLMARAIENQMYVVSCNRVGTSGTTDFFGHSMVIDPWGEVIVEGDESEAVLHATIDLTEVVRVRAKIPVFEDRRPHLYE, encoded by the coding sequence ATGTCAGAATCACAATTCCTGCATATTGCACTGATTCAAATGGATATTACAATCGGTGAGCCCGACACGAACTTTAGACGCTTGGAGCAGCTTCTTGAACAAGCGGTACGCAATGAGACCAAACCCGACGTCATCGTTTTCCCAGAGATGTGGAATACCGGCTATGCGCTGACTGAGATTCAGCAGCTAGCGGATGTGAACGGAGAGCGCACCAAAGCGTTCTTGAGTGGTTTCGCGAAGACGCATCATGTGAATCTGATTGGCGGGTCCATTGCCGATAAAAGAGAAGATCGCGTACTCAACACGATTTATGCGTTTGACCGGGAAGGCGCTGAGATCGCGGAGTATTCCAAGATCCATCTGTTCCGTCTGATGGACGAAGAAAAATTCCTGCACAGCGGAGACCAGCTTGGCCGTTTTGAACTTGAAGGCGTGCCAGCCGGGGCGATGATTTGCTATGACATTCGCTTTCCTGAGCTTGCCCGCAAATTGGCGCTCGAAGGCGCGCGTATTTTATTCGTTCCTGCGGAATGGCCGCATCCACGCTTGCATCACTGGCGTACCCTGCTGATGGCAAGGGCTATTGAGAATCAGATGTACGTGGTTTCCTGCAACCGCGTTGGCACCAGCGGGACGACGGATTTCTTCGGGCATTCCATGGTGATTGATCCATGGGGAGAAGTTATCGTGGAAGGCGACGAAAGCGAAGCTGTTTTGCACGCTACGATTGATTTAACGGAAGTTGTCCGCGTTCGCGCCAAAATTCCTGTTTTTGAAGACCGCCGTCCGCATTTGTATGAATGA
- a CDS encoding cysteine dioxygenase — protein MSLLQAIEQTFCKLQDPSLEELQAALQDIEGTLGEVPAYATEPQQFAYGRSVIYSATNLEVIVIHIPAFEATAIHNHGPAIGAACLIRGSLLNTKYRLDNEGYPISHAEDRIQAGEYFTAPKDQIHQLSNPGQEAAISLHVYSPPLRQVERYLPYSEILDYVI, from the coding sequence ATGTCCTTATTACAAGCAATTGAACAGACATTCTGTAAATTGCAGGATCCTTCGCTGGAAGAACTGCAAGCAGCCCTGCAAGACATCGAGGGCACATTAGGAGAAGTGCCGGCTTATGCAACAGAACCTCAGCAATTCGCATATGGCCGCAGTGTGATCTATAGCGCTACCAATTTAGAGGTGATAGTCATCCACATCCCTGCTTTCGAAGCTACCGCCATTCACAATCATGGACCCGCGATTGGCGCTGCTTGCTTAATTCGAGGCTCCTTGCTTAACACGAAGTACCGTTTGGATAATGAAGGTTACCCCATTAGTCATGCGGAAGATCGCATTCAGGCAGGCGAGTATTTTACAGCCCCAAAGGATCAAATTCATCAATTAAGCAATCCGGGTCAGGAAGCCGCAATCTCTCTTCATGTCTATAGTCCGCCTCTGCGTCAAGTAGAACGGTATTTGCCCTACAGCGAGATTCTTGACTACGTCATTTAA
- a CDS encoding SDR family NAD(P)-dependent oxidoreductase, with protein sequence MTQFNNLQGKIALVTGSSRGGGRGIALALGEAGATVYVTGRSTRAQSTRADVPGTIEDTADEVTKRGGQGIAVRCDHTLDEDVKALYEQIKREQDTLDIVVNNAWGGYEDYEDVDFQAPFWEQPMTRWDKMFGAGLRAQMVSSRYAMSTFWLEQKTGLLINTGVYPDIGGDNPVNVFYDTVKRAVANMSRTMSLNLKANGLDITALALAPGWMRTEAVLHHYGLQPDDLDFLKVEALQATESIEYIGRAVVALASDPHVHLKAGQLLEAGTLAEEYSFTDIDGRRVPPFRA encoded by the coding sequence ATGACTCAATTCAACAACTTGCAAGGTAAAATAGCTTTGGTAACAGGCTCTAGTCGAGGAGGAGGCCGCGGGATTGCGTTAGCTCTCGGTGAAGCAGGAGCAACAGTCTATGTGACAGGACGCAGCACCAGAGCACAGTCCACAAGAGCAGATGTCCCGGGAACCATTGAAGACACCGCAGATGAAGTTACAAAACGAGGTGGTCAAGGTATTGCGGTACGCTGTGACCATACGCTGGATGAGGATGTTAAAGCGCTGTACGAGCAAATTAAACGCGAGCAAGACACGCTCGATATCGTTGTCAATAACGCGTGGGGCGGCTATGAGGATTATGAAGACGTGGACTTTCAAGCGCCATTTTGGGAACAGCCGATGACACGGTGGGACAAAATGTTCGGCGCTGGATTGCGCGCCCAGATGGTTTCCAGCCGATATGCCATGTCAACCTTTTGGCTCGAGCAAAAAACAGGACTATTGATCAATACAGGCGTTTACCCGGATATTGGCGGCGATAATCCAGTGAATGTGTTCTATGATACGGTTAAACGTGCAGTAGCCAACATGTCCCGCACCATGTCTTTGAATCTCAAAGCCAATGGGTTGGACATTACCGCACTTGCTTTGGCTCCGGGCTGGATGAGAACGGAAGCCGTGCTTCACCATTACGGGCTCCAACCCGATGACCTTGACTTCCTGAAGGTTGAAGCTCTGCAAGCTACAGAATCTATTGAATATATCGGACGCGCAGTGGTCGCGTTAGCTTCTGACCCGCATGTTCATCTGAAAGCCGGGCAGCTGCTGGAGGCCGGCACTTTAGCGGAGGAATATAGCTTTACGGATATCGACGGCAGACGCGTCCCTCCATTTCGCGCGTAA
- a CDS encoding DUF1572 family protein, whose protein sequence is MKEQDQVAGVFYQESIRAFASMKKLADKALAQAEDAHFYLTLDEESNSLEVLIKHMHGNMQSRWTDFLTTDGEKATRERDGEFEGQGQSRETLMSLWEEGWSVLFSALNALEDEDVLRIVQIRGEGHTVLQAIQRQVAHYGYHVGQIVLLCKHWASGQWQTLSIARGQSKQFKP, encoded by the coding sequence ATGAAGGAGCAAGATCAAGTGGCAGGGGTATTCTATCAAGAATCCATTCGCGCTTTTGCAAGTATGAAAAAACTGGCAGACAAAGCATTGGCTCAAGCGGAGGATGCCCATTTCTACCTTACATTAGATGAAGAGTCGAATTCCCTTGAGGTGCTGATTAAACATATGCACGGAAATATGCAGTCGCGCTGGACGGATTTCTTAACGACTGACGGTGAAAAAGCAACGAGGGAACGCGACGGCGAATTCGAGGGACAAGGTCAATCGCGGGAAACGCTGATGTCACTCTGGGAAGAAGGATGGTCGGTGTTATTCAGTGCGCTTAATGCATTGGAAGATGAAGATGTTCTACGAATCGTGCAAATTCGCGGTGAAGGGCATACCGTTCTTCAAGCGATTCAAAGGCAAGTCGCCCATTATGGTTATCATGTGGGGCAGATCGTTTTACTTTGTAAGCATTGGGCCAGCGGGCAGTGGCAGACGCTAAGCATTGCACGCGGACAGTCCAAACAATTCAAACCTTAA
- a CDS encoding pyridoxal phosphate-dependent aminotransferase, with product MTNLSTQTSAFSIQPAERMKGLPTQFFATLVGKANAQIAQGHDVINLGQGNPDRPTPPHIVASMQEAAANPLYHKYPPFSGFPFLKQAVAQRYKEDHNVDLDPDTEVAILFGGKTGLIEIAQCLLNPGDVCLVPDPGYPDYWSGVALAGAEMAFMPLREENNFLPDYSQLRESDLNRAKLMFINYPNNPTGATAPASFYEETVAFAEKNGVVVASDFAYGAIGFDGQKPVSFLQTPGAKEVGIEFYTLSKTYNMAGWRVGFALGNKEVIRLINLMQDHYYCSLFGGIQVAAATALTGPQDCVTELRDVYESRRNALYTALAGIGWDARPSQGSFFSWLPVPKGHSSQSLADLLLEEAKVVVAPGVGFGTHGEGYVRLGLLSSEERLEEAVQRIGKLHLFG from the coding sequence GTGACAAATTTATCTACTCAAACAAGTGCCTTTTCCATACAGCCCGCTGAACGGATGAAAGGTTTACCGACACAATTCTTCGCAACGCTCGTAGGCAAGGCCAATGCTCAAATCGCTCAAGGCCACGACGTTATTAATTTAGGCCAAGGAAATCCAGACCGTCCTACTCCCCCGCACATCGTAGCCTCCATGCAGGAAGCTGCGGCTAACCCGCTCTATCACAAATATCCGCCTTTCAGCGGCTTTCCGTTCCTGAAACAAGCGGTTGCGCAGCGTTACAAAGAAGACCATAATGTTGATCTCGATCCAGATACGGAAGTCGCCATCCTGTTCGGCGGTAAAACCGGTCTGATTGAAATCGCTCAATGTTTATTGAATCCAGGCGATGTGTGTCTAGTACCAGACCCAGGATATCCGGACTACTGGTCGGGCGTTGCCTTGGCTGGAGCCGAGATGGCTTTTATGCCGCTTCGCGAAGAAAACAACTTCTTGCCGGATTATTCACAGCTTCGTGAATCTGATTTAAACCGTGCCAAGCTGATGTTTATCAATTATCCGAACAATCCGACAGGAGCAACGGCTCCGGCTTCTTTCTATGAAGAAACGGTAGCATTCGCTGAGAAAAATGGCGTCGTCGTTGCCAGTGATTTCGCTTATGGCGCTATCGGTTTCGACGGACAGAAGCCGGTGAGTTTCCTGCAAACTCCAGGAGCCAAAGAAGTCGGCATCGAATTCTATACCCTCTCCAAAACCTATAACATGGCCGGCTGGCGCGTAGGGTTTGCCCTCGGGAACAAAGAAGTGATTCGCCTCATCAATTTGATGCAGGATCACTACTATTGCTCGCTGTTTGGCGGCATTCAAGTGGCCGCAGCAACAGCGCTGACGGGTCCCCAGGACTGTGTAACCGAGCTGCGCGACGTGTACGAAAGCCGCCGCAATGCCTTGTACACAGCATTAGCTGGCATCGGTTGGGACGCGCGTCCTTCACAAGGTTCGTTCTTCTCTTGGCTGCCGGTGCCCAAAGGACACTCCTCGCAAAGTCTGGCTGATTTGCTGCTGGAGGAAGCCAAAGTCGTCGTCGCACCTGGTGTAGGCTTCGGTACACACGGCGAAGGCTATGTAAGACTAGGTCTCTTATCTTCCGAGGAGAGATTAGAAGAAGCTGTCCAGCGCATAGGCAAGCTGCATTTATTCGGCTAA
- a CDS encoding glutamate-5-semialdehyde dehydrogenase, whose product MSEVIQKSILAKQAAQIMGNLTTEQKNEALLLMADALVTEQQAIIEANAKDLQRGKELGTSASLLDRLALNESRIAGIAEGLRQIAELPDPIGDLLESFDRPNGLRIRKLRVPLGVIGIIYEARPNVTVDAAGLCLKTGNAVVLRGGSSALFSNEKIIEVLHGALRRSAVPAEALQLILSADRSSVDEMLKLNGLIDVLIPRGGHSLIQNVVKNATVPVIETGAGVCHTFIDESAQLEMAVRIGINAKAQRPSVCNSMETLLVHEAIAEKHLAAIAEAFTGAHVELRGDEHARTLVPSMKVAESEDWKTEYGDYILNIKVVKNLDDALAHIREYSTKHSECIVTEDAAQAERFLQEVDAAAVYHNASTRFTDGFEFGFGAEIGISTQKLHARGPMGLPALTSTKFRVYGSGQIRE is encoded by the coding sequence ATGAGTGAAGTTATTCAGAAATCAATCCTTGCCAAACAAGCCGCCCAAATCATGGGCAACCTTACAACCGAACAGAAAAACGAAGCTCTGCTGTTAATGGCAGATGCCCTTGTCACTGAGCAGCAAGCGATTATTGAAGCTAACGCCAAGGATTTGCAGCGCGGCAAAGAATTAGGCACGAGCGCATCGCTGCTTGATCGCCTGGCCCTCAATGAATCGCGAATCGCCGGAATTGCCGAAGGACTTCGACAAATTGCCGAGCTTCCTGATCCAATTGGCGACCTATTAGAATCCTTTGACCGTCCTAATGGCTTGCGCATTCGCAAACTACGTGTCCCTTTGGGTGTGATCGGCATCATTTATGAAGCAAGACCCAATGTCACGGTTGATGCCGCTGGTCTCTGCCTGAAAACGGGCAACGCCGTCGTGCTGCGCGGAGGTTCATCGGCTTTATTTTCGAATGAGAAAATCATTGAGGTTCTGCACGGCGCCCTTCGCCGTTCAGCTGTTCCAGCCGAAGCCTTGCAATTAATTCTTAGCGCTGACCGCAGCTCCGTCGATGAAATGTTAAAGCTGAACGGCTTGATCGATGTGCTCATCCCTAGAGGCGGACACTCACTTATTCAAAATGTTGTCAAGAACGCCACAGTCCCTGTCATTGAAACAGGAGCAGGTGTATGTCATACTTTTATAGATGAAAGTGCACAGCTCGAAATGGCTGTCCGTATTGGCATTAATGCCAAAGCACAGCGTCCGTCTGTCTGTAATTCCATGGAAACTCTGCTCGTACACGAAGCTATTGCAGAGAAACATTTGGCAGCCATCGCGGAGGCTTTCACAGGAGCCCATGTAGAGCTTCGGGGCGACGAGCACGCTCGAACCTTGGTACCAAGCATGAAAGTGGCCGAAAGTGAAGATTGGAAAACCGAGTATGGCGATTATATCCTTAACATCAAAGTGGTCAAGAATCTCGATGATGCCCTTGCCCATATTCGTGAATATAGCACCAAGCATTCAGAATGTATTGTGACTGAGGATGCCGCTCAAGCAGAGAGATTTTTACAGGAAGTAGATGCAGCAGCCGTCTATCACAACGCTTCAACTCGCTTTACGGATGGGTTTGAATTCGGATTTGGCGCAGAAATCGGCATATCCACTCAAAAGCTCCACGCACGTGGTCCAATGGGACTGCCAGCATTAACATCAACGAAATTCCGCGTTTATGGCAGCGGACAAATACGGGAATAA
- the proC gene encoding pyrroline-5-carboxylate reductase yields the protein MSTSLSQAKIAFVGAGSMAEAIIRGLIETKVAQPQNLYVMNRSDQSRLAFLRSEYGVQATSDSLTKDTFLREADVVVLCMKPKDVVSAFAELQPQLNERQLLVSVIAGLSIAKAESLLQTNMPIVRTMPNTSSTIGLGATGMSFSSKVNDTFKQLATQMFEAVGIVTIVEEEKLEIVTGVSGSGPAYVYYFMEAMIKAAIEGGLTEEDARQLTLQTVLGAAHMVQHTQENPAELRRKVTSPNGATQASIEALDRFQFSEAILQAVFSSAERAREMGEQIAAPSPIAKSS from the coding sequence ATGTCCACATCTTTATCCCAAGCCAAAATTGCCTTTGTCGGCGCAGGTTCCATGGCCGAAGCCATCATTCGCGGCCTTATTGAAACCAAAGTCGCTCAACCGCAAAATCTGTATGTAATGAATCGCTCCGATCAAAGCCGTTTGGCTTTTCTAAGATCCGAATACGGCGTACAAGCGACTTCGGACAGTCTAACGAAAGATACCTTCCTGCGAGAAGCGGATGTTGTCGTGCTTTGCATGAAACCCAAAGATGTCGTATCCGCCTTCGCGGAACTGCAGCCGCAGCTGAATGAACGCCAGCTTCTCGTTTCTGTCATTGCCGGCCTCTCGATTGCCAAGGCGGAATCGTTGTTGCAGACAAATATGCCTATCGTTCGCACAATGCCTAACACCTCAAGTACAATTGGATTAGGCGCTACAGGAATGAGCTTCTCCTCCAAGGTTAATGATACATTCAAACAACTTGCAACCCAGATGTTCGAAGCGGTTGGCATCGTAACCATCGTTGAAGAGGAAAAACTGGAGATCGTAACCGGCGTATCCGGCAGTGGTCCAGCTTACGTCTACTACTTCATGGAGGCTATGATTAAAGCCGCTATCGAAGGTGGACTTACCGAAGAAGATGCCCGTCAATTGACGCTGCAAACCGTGCTTGGAGCTGCTCATATGGTTCAGCATACGCAAGAAAACCCTGCTGAACTTCGTCGCAAAGTCACTTCACCCAATGGTGCAACCCAGGCTTCTATTGAAGCCCTTGATCGTTTTCAATTTAGTGAAGCTATTCTCCAGGCTGTTTTCAGTTCAGCAGAACGCGCTAGAGAAATGGGCGAGCAAATTGCTGCTCCCAGCCCGATTGCCAAATCGTCCTAA
- the proB gene encoding glutamate 5-kinase: MTQRIVVKIGSSSLTSDTGGLNPDKIRFFATELARLQQAGNQVLLVTSGAVAAGFTSLGYRTRPKVLHEKQAAAAVGQALLMQAYHEAFASHGRGVAQILLTRYDFSNRKRVQNALLTIDELLQRGVVPIINENDTVSVDELKFGDNDTLSALVGNLVKANKLIIITDMDGLYTDDPRKNPNAQRIERVAAISDELFSFAGGSGSAVGTGGMRSKVEAARIAMRGGVPVFIGRVLEPGDLSDAVNGTGKGTYFDTALNNLPVKKQWVGYHSLPQGQIHVDQGAMNALISGGKSLLPAGIIGATGDFHPGDVVEVMSKDGALLGRGVVNYAAWQVQAAAGLSTDEVQKRVEVTRIEVIHRDEWVPLA; this comes from the coding sequence ATGACTCAGCGCATTGTTGTCAAAATCGGCAGCAGCTCACTAACTTCAGATACCGGAGGACTCAATCCGGATAAAATACGTTTCTTCGCGACAGAACTGGCGCGGCTTCAGCAGGCCGGCAATCAAGTGCTGCTCGTCACCTCCGGCGCGGTTGCCGCAGGCTTCACCTCCCTTGGCTACCGTACGCGGCCCAAGGTGCTGCACGAGAAGCAGGCCGCGGCAGCCGTCGGGCAAGCGCTGTTGATGCAGGCGTACCATGAAGCATTCGCATCCCACGGCCGCGGCGTGGCGCAAATTCTGCTGACCCGGTACGACTTCTCCAATCGCAAGCGTGTACAGAATGCGCTGCTGACCATCGACGAACTGCTGCAACGCGGCGTCGTCCCCATTATTAACGAGAACGACACCGTCTCGGTCGATGAACTGAAATTCGGCGACAATGATACGTTGTCCGCGCTCGTCGGCAATTTGGTCAAAGCGAACAAATTGATCATCATTACCGATATGGACGGCCTGTACACGGACGATCCACGGAAGAACCCGAACGCGCAGCGCATCGAGCGCGTAGCTGCCATCAGCGATGAGCTGTTCAGCTTCGCTGGAGGCTCCGGGAGCGCAGTCGGCACTGGCGGCATGCGCTCCAAGGTTGAAGCAGCCCGCATCGCCATGCGCGGGGGCGTGCCGGTCTTCATCGGGCGCGTGCTGGAGCCCGGCGACCTGTCGGATGCCGTGAACGGCACCGGCAAGGGCACTTACTTCGACACGGCGCTGAACAATCTGCCCGTGAAGAAGCAATGGGTCGGCTACCACTCGCTGCCCCAAGGTCAAATTCATGTTGATCAAGGCGCGATGAACGCTCTGATCAGCGGCGGCAAAAGCTTGCTCCCGGCTGGCATTATCGGCGCAACAGGCGATTTCCACCCCGGTGATGTCGTCGAGGTGATGAGTAAGGACGGCGCGCTTCTCGGCCGCGGCGTCGTCAACTACGCGGCTTGGCAAGTACAAGCCGCCGCAGGTTTAAGCACGGATGAAGTCCAGAAACGGGTCGAAGTCACCCGCATTGAAGTTATTCACCGGGATGAATGGGTCCCTTTGGCCTAA
- a CDS encoding glycine--tRNA ligase produces the protein MSVTMDQVVALAKHRGFVFPGSEIYGGLANTWDYGPLGVELKNNIKRAWWKKFVQESPYNVGLDAAILMNPQAWVASGHVGNFNDPMIDCKSCKARHRADKLIENKLAEKDIEIIVDGMTFDDMMKLIVENDIVCPDCGSKDFTDIRQFNLMFKTFQGVTEASSNVVYLRPETAQGIFVNFKNVQRTMRKKLPFGIGQIGKSFRNEITPGNFTFRTREFEQMELEFFCKPGEDMKWFEYWRSFCHNWLLSLGAKPDNLRLRDHNDDELSHYSNATTDIEYKFPFGWGELWGIADRTDFDLKQHMEHSGEDFNYIDQETNERYIPYCIEPSLGADRVTLALLIDAFEEQKLEGDDSRTVLHFHPALAPIKAAIFPLSKKLSEGAQAVFADLAKHFMVDYDDTGSIGKRYRRHDEIGTPFCITYDFESETDGQVTVRDRDTMEQKRLPISELKAFIEASLQF, from the coding sequence ATGAGTGTTACAATGGATCAAGTCGTAGCTTTAGCGAAGCACAGAGGTTTTGTATTCCCAGGTTCCGAGATTTATGGCGGTTTGGCTAATACGTGGGATTACGGTCCACTGGGTGTTGAGCTGAAAAACAACATCAAGCGCGCTTGGTGGAAAAAGTTTGTTCAAGAGTCTCCTTATAACGTTGGTCTTGATGCCGCGATTCTGATGAATCCGCAAGCTTGGGTAGCATCTGGACACGTAGGCAACTTCAACGATCCGATGATCGATTGCAAAAGCTGTAAAGCCCGTCACCGCGCGGATAAATTGATTGAGAACAAATTGGCGGAGAAAGATATCGAAATTATCGTAGACGGCATGACTTTCGACGATATGATGAAATTAATCGTGGAGAACGACATCGTTTGTCCGGATTGCGGCAGTAAGGATTTCACTGACATTCGCCAGTTCAACCTGATGTTCAAAACGTTCCAAGGCGTAACAGAAGCCAGCTCCAACGTCGTTTACCTGCGTCCTGAGACAGCACAAGGGATCTTCGTAAACTTCAAAAACGTGCAGCGCACGATGCGCAAAAAGCTGCCATTCGGTATCGGCCAAATCGGTAAAAGTTTCCGCAACGAAATCACACCGGGGAACTTTACGTTCCGTACGCGTGAATTTGAACAAATGGAGCTTGAGTTCTTCTGTAAACCAGGAGAAGACATGAAATGGTTCGAGTACTGGAGAAGCTTCTGCCACAATTGGTTATTGTCATTAGGCGCCAAGCCTGACAATCTTCGTCTGCGTGATCATAATGATGATGAATTGTCCCATTACAGTAATGCGACAACGGATATTGAATATAAATTCCCCTTCGGCTGGGGCGAGCTATGGGGCATCGCAGACCGTACGGACTTCGACTTGAAACAGCACATGGAGCATTCCGGTGAGGATTTCAATTATATCGATCAAGAAACGAATGAGCGTTATATTCCATATTGCATCGAGCCGTCGCTTGGTGCTGACCGTGTAACCCTGGCGCTTTTGATTGATGCTTTCGAAGAGCAGAAGCTGGAAGGCGACGACAGCCGTACCGTTCTTCACTTCCACCCGGCCCTTGCGCCAATCAAAGCTGCTATCTTCCCGCTTTCCAAGAAGTTAAGTGAAGGTGCGCAAGCGGTATTCGCGGATCTGGCGAAGCATTTTATGGTTGATTACGATGATACAGGCTCTATTGGCAAAAGATATCGTCGTCACGATGAGATCGGTACGCCATTCTGTATTACGTACGACTTCGAGTCGGAGACGGATGGTCAAGTGACAGTTCGCGATCGTGACACGATGGAACAAAAGCGTCTTCCGATTTCTGAATTGAAAGCCTTCATCGAGGCGTCCCTTCAGTTCTAA
- a CDS encoding proline--tRNA ligase: MRQQRMLIPTLRDVPGDAEAASHRLMLRAGLIRQLSSGIYSYLPLGLKALQHIQTIVREEMDAAGAQEMLMPALHPSELWKASGRWDVYGPELMRLEDRNGREFALGATHEEVITSIVKDEIHSYKKLPVTLYQIQTKYRDERRPRFGLLRGREFLMKDAYSFDSSAEGLDESYTSMYNAYVNIFTRCGLQFRAVEADSGAIGGTDTHEFMALAEVGEDTIVHCPSCQYAANLEKAIGRMPEQGTQGPASASSEPAKIHTPAISSIKQLSQFLQISPQQIIKSVALDVDGTPVIVLLRGDYELNEIKLKQTLGAAVVAMLSENAILKLGSIAGFIGPIGLPNVQILADISTRGIIDAVVGANELDYHLTHVSLERDLPSVTYLDLHNVAEGELCSHCGHELLFAKGIEVGHVFKLGTKYSHSLGATFSDEHGNSEPIIMGCYGIGVSRVLAAVIEQNYDEQGIIWPETIAPFSIHLLTVQPQNEIQMKLSQDLYTELQQAGYSVLWDDREERPGVKFNDADLLGFPIRVTVGKKAGERIIECKERRSGLPYEFTVQQLLAHCQSFFQSGGRSTHE, encoded by the coding sequence ATGAGACAACAACGAATGCTAATCCCGACCTTGCGCGATGTGCCTGGAGATGCCGAAGCGGCAAGCCATCGCCTGATGCTGCGAGCCGGATTGATTCGGCAGCTCTCCAGCGGTATTTATTCTTATCTGCCTTTAGGGCTTAAAGCTCTGCAACATATACAAACCATCGTTCGTGAAGAAATGGACGCTGCTGGCGCACAAGAAATGCTGATGCCTGCTCTGCATCCTTCCGAATTATGGAAAGCATCGGGGAGATGGGATGTCTACGGTCCTGAACTGATGAGGTTGGAAGATCGTAATGGCCGTGAGTTCGCCTTAGGCGCAACACATGAAGAAGTCATTACGTCGATTGTGAAAGATGAGATTCATTCTTATAAGAAGCTGCCGGTTACGCTGTATCAGATTCAAACGAAATATCGGGATGAACGCAGACCGCGCTTCGGCCTGCTGCGAGGACGGGAATTCCTGATGAAGGATGCCTATTCGTTCGACAGCTCTGCCGAAGGTCTGGACGAAAGCTATACCAGCATGTATAACGCGTATGTTAACATCTTCACACGCTGTGGCTTGCAGTTCCGCGCCGTTGAAGCAGATTCCGGTGCCATCGGAGGAACAGACACCCATGAATTTATGGCACTGGCAGAAGTTGGTGAAGATACGATCGTGCATTGTCCATCTTGCCAATACGCAGCTAATTTGGAGAAAGCCATTGGCCGTATGCCTGAGCAAGGAACTCAAGGACCAGCCTCAGCATCTTCTGAACCGGCCAAAATTCATACCCCTGCGATCAGCAGTATCAAGCAGCTCAGCCAGTTTCTGCAAATTTCGCCCCAGCAAATTATCAAATCCGTTGCCCTTGATGTCGACGGAACGCCAGTCATCGTATTGCTTCGAGGCGACTATGAATTAAATGAGATCAAATTAAAGCAAACGCTCGGCGCTGCCGTTGTCGCCATGCTTTCCGAGAATGCGATTCTCAAACTAGGCTCAATCGCAGGATTTATCGGTCCTATTGGACTTCCTAACGTCCAGATTCTAGCTGACATCTCCACCAGAGGCATCATCGATGCAGTCGTAGGCGCCAATGAACTGGACTATCATCTGACGCATGTCTCCCTTGAACGAGATTTGCCGAGTGTTACTTATCTGGATCTTCATAATGTGGCGGAAGGTGAATTATGCAGCCATTGCGGCCATGAGCTCCTTTTTGCCAAAGGGATTGAAGTTGGGCATGTCTTTAAATTAGGCACCAAATACAGCCATTCACTTGGCGCAACTTTCAGTGATGAGCATGGCAATTCTGAGCCCATCATCATGGGCTGTTACGGCATCGGCGTTTCCCGTGTGCTGGCAGCTGTCATTGAACAGAACTACGATGAACAGGGGATTATTTGGCCTGAGACAATAGCCCCTTTTTCCATTCATCTGTTAACTGTACAGCCCCAAAATGAAATTCAAATGAAACTATCTCAAGATCTCTACACAGAACTTCAACAAGCCGGTTATTCCGTCTTATGGGATGATCGTGAAGAGCGCCCTGGCGTGAAGTTCAATGATGCCGACCTGCTTGGTTTCCCTATACGAGTAACCGTTGGTAAAAAAGCCGGTGAACGAATCATCGAATGCAAAGAACGCCGCAGTGGTCTTCCCTATGAATTCACCGTTCAACAACTGCTTGCCCATTGCCAATCATTTTTCCAATCCGGAGGTCGATCTACTCATGAGTGA